From Aspergillus fumigatus Af293 chromosome 3, whole genome shotgun sequence, a single genomic window includes:
- a CDS encoding carboxylesterase/lipase family protein has translation MPPFAFKGLALIALGTAVAQAQLWNQIIQTNYGPVQGFKYFNESTLERFFGVSESNVTAFLGIPFAADTGYQNRWKPPQPREPWNETLKATRFGPRCPTGESSYISEDCLSLNLWTNAGSADAKLPVMVWNQGSDETSDQSWWYGGGMALKDVILITFNRRDDVFGYLAHPDLNAEGLAVTGHNTSGNYGVLDQLEVLKWVKKNIADFGGDPDRVVVAGQSFGSSQVYHAVNSPLFKGYFHGGISQSGIRYPYDPLLAGLATSYVNMSTALIHGADYMAAHNASSIAELRTLSMEELLVGSQDRVNSTWISWVTALSAGYPLIFKPVLDNYVLPSKYIETLLNGPANDVPVITGNTKDESGASPSTNYTVEEYENYTSHKYGDLYNRYIKLYPDNGNQSTADQSWNAAARDASLVGSWAYATEWYKAASAPFYTYYWTHAPPGQNQGAFHQSEIMYALNALYANADQYPFTEADYEIQEKMSAYWANFAKTLDPNKGGSYKGKGVLPHWSPNSPNGTQVVMELGNAFANVPIAKREQVEFLMEWYHRQIPY, from the coding sequence ATGCCCCCATTCGCGTTCAAGGGCCTCGCCTTAATAGCCCTAGGTACTGCAGTCGCCCAGGCCCAGCTCTGGAACCAAATCATTCAGACCAACTATGGCCCAGTCCAAGGCTTCAAGTACTTCAACGAGTCTACGCTTGAGAGATTCTTTGGAGTCTCGGAGTCCAATGTGACGGCTTTCTTAGGCATTCCCTTTGCCGCGGATACCGGTTATCAAAACCGCTGGAAACCCCCTCAGCCACGCGAACCGTGGAATGAAACTTTGAAAGCCACCAGGTTTGGCCCTCGTTGTCCCACCGGTGAGTCCAGCTACATCAGCGAAGATTGCCTGAGTCTGAATCTATGGACGAATGCCGGCTCCGCGGATGCTAAGCTGCCTGTCATGGTCTGGAACCAGGGCTCGGATGAGACCAGCGATCAGTCCTGGTGGTATGGCGGCGGGATGGCCTTGAAGGATGTCATCCTCATTACCTTCAATCGCAGAGATGATGTGTTCGGATACCTGGCGCATCCGGATCTGAATGCAGAGGGTCTGGCAGTCACTGGTCACAATACATCCGGGAACTATGGTGTTCTCGACCAACTTGAGGTGCTGAAATGggtgaagaagaacatcgcCGACTTCGGTGGTGACCCTGACCGGGTGGTAGTGGCTGGTCAGTCCTTTGGCTCTTCCCAGGTGTATCATGCTGTGAACAGTCCACTGTTCAAAGGTTACTTCCATGGTGGAATCTCTCAGTCCGGCATCCGATACCCATATGACCCACTGCTGGCTGGTCTCGCGACCTCTTATGTCAACATGTCCACGGCTCTTATCCACGGTGCCGACTACATGGCTGCCCATAATGCCTCTAGCATCGCCGAATTGCGGACATTGTCcatggaggagctgctggtCGGCTCGCAGGACCGTGTCAACAGCACTTGGATCTCCTGGGTCACTGCCCTGTCCGCTGGCTACCCCCTGATCTTCAAGCCTGTCCTCGACAACTATGTCCTTCCCTCCAAGTACATCGAGACGCTCCTCAATGGACCAGCCAACGATGTCCCCGTCATCACAGGCAACACAAAGGACGAGTCGGGCGCATCCCCCTCCACCAACTACACCGTGGAGGAATACGAGAACTACACCTCGCACAAATACGGCGACCTCTACAACCGCTACATCAAGCTGTACCCGGACAACGGCAACCAAAGCACCGCTGATCAATCCTGGAACGCCGCGGCCCGCGACGCCTCCCTTGTCGGTTCATGGGCCTACGCCACCGAGTGGTACAAGGCCGCATCCGCCCCGTTCTACACTTACTACTGGACCCACGCCCCGCCCGGCCAGAACCAAGGCGCCTTTCATCAGTCGGAGATCATGTACGCCCTGAACGCTCTATACGCCAATGCCGATCAGTATCCTTTCACCGAAGCAGACTATGAGATCCAGGAGAAGATGTCCGCCTACTGGGCCAACTTTGCAAAGACATTGGATCCTAACAAGGGAGGCTCTTATAAGGGCAAGGGAGTGTTACCGCACTGGAGTCCTAATAGCCCGAATGGCACCCAGGTGGTTATGGAACTTGGCAATGCGTTTGCTAATGTGCCCATTGCCAAGAGGGAGCAGGTTGAGTTTCTAATGGAGTGGTACCACCGGCAGATTCCATATTAG
- a CDS encoding CAIB/BAIF family enzyme yields MASAQSESQSVPDRTSFTARDSVEYIWKHLGLPAESLDALDLKGSGPGLPSSFKIADLAQASVGLSALLAAQIYALRTASPVPTVTVPRQHAIIEFKSERLYTLAGQPAQNLWGPLSGLHKTSDGHVRVHDGFPNHSNGAKAVLRCPPSADRAAVSSAIAPWRSVDLETAAFDAGCVISALRSYAQWDATPQARAVADLPILLRRIGDAPPGLPPSMRSAPTDKCLRGLRVLELSRVIATPLSGKTLAAHGADVLWVTSPNLPDLPPIDREFGRGKRTIQIDLDAAEGEAELWRLIDDAHVFVQGFRPGALAARGFSPETLAARAAAQGRGIVCTNLSAYGPTGPWRARRGFDSLVQTCSGMNVSEAEHYGAGEAGRAAPCQVLDHAAGYFLAAGVEAAVYRQATEGGSWVVDVSLAGVMKYLRSLGQYEGRTGFDEGRDYVSLADVPEGYLETRQTGFGEMTFVRHSAAVEGVEVGWDVMPKPLGSDEKRWLL; encoded by the coding sequence ATGGCTTCGGCACAGTCGGAAAGCCAGTCCGTCCCGGACAGGACATCCTTCACAGCAAGAGACAGCGTGGAGTATATCTGGAAGCACCTCGGGCTCCCCGCCGAGTCGCTAGATGCTCTCGATCTAAAGGGCAGCGGACCGGGTCTCCCCTCGTCTTTCAAGATAGCTGACCTCGCGCAAGCATCCGTCGGGCTCTCTGCCCTCCTCGCGGCGCAGATATATGCCCTCCGGACGGCCTCCCCAGTCCCCACTGTCACGGTACCCCGCCAGCACGCCATCATCGAATTCAAGTCCGAGAGACTATACACGCTCGCGGGGCAACCCGCCCAAAACCTCTGGGGCCCCCTCAGCGGCCTCCACAAAACCTCCGACGGCCATGTCCGCGTCCACGACGGCTTCCCCAACCACAGCAACGGCGCGAAAGCCGTCCTGCGCTGCCCACCATCCGCCGACCGCGCGGCCGTCAGCTCCGCCATCGCCCCCTGGCGCTCCGTCGACCTCGAAACTGCCGCCTTCGACGCCGGCTGCGTCATCTCCGCCCTGAGATCCTACGCTCAGTGGGACGCCACCCCGCAAGCCCGCGCCGTCGCCGacctccccatcctcctccgccgcatcGGCGACGCTCCCCCGGGTCTACCGCCGTCCATGCGCAGCGCACCCACAGACAAGTGCCTGCGCGGACTCCGCGTCCTCGAACTCTCCCGCGTCATCGCCACCCCGCTCTCCGGTAAGACCCTCGCCGCCCACGGCGCAGACGTCCTCTGGGTCACGTCTCCCAACCTTCCCGACCTACCCCCCATCGACCGGGAATTCGGCCGCGGGAAACGCACCATCCAGATCGATCTGGACGCAGCAGAAGGGGAGGCAGAGCTGTGGCGGCTGATCGACGACGCGCACGTCTTCGTACAGGGTTTCCGGCCGGGAGCTCTCGCAGCAAGGGGATTCTCCCCGGAAACGCTGGCGGCGCGGGCGGCGGCGCAGGGCAGGGGGATCGTCTGCACGAACCTCTCGGCGTACGGTCCAACGGGTCCATGGCGGGCACGTCGCGGCTTCGACTCGCTGGTGCAGACGTGTTCCGGGATGAACGTGTCCGAGGCGGAGCACTACGGCGCTGGGGAGGCGGGGCGCGCGGCGCCGTGCCAGGTGCTGGATCATGCGGCGGGGTATTTCCTAGCGGCGGGGGTGGAGGCGGCGGTGTATCGGCAGGCTACTGAAGGGGGATCGTGGGTCGTGGATGTGTCGTTGGCGGGGGTGATGAAGTATCTGCGGTCGCTGGGGCAGTATGAGGGGAGAACGGGGTTCGACGAGGGGCGGGATTATGTGTCTCTGGCGGATGTGCCAGAAGGATACCTGGAGACGAGGCAGACGGGGTTTGGGGAGATGACGTTTGTGAGGCATTCGGCTGCGGTGGAGGGGGTCGAGGTGGGGTGGGATGTTATGCCTAAGCCTTTGGGGTCGGATGAGAAGAGGTGGTTGTTGTAA
- the crh3 gene encoding glycoside hydrolase family 16 protein encodes MSLLYLVALFVASICSVTAQTWTSCNPLTTTCPPDQALGINTTFTFNKTLDDTIWNVTNGVLSHTDEGTEFTITGENQSPTMQSNFYIFFGIVESHVKMAKGAGIISSIVLQSDDLDEIDWEWVGYNTSEVQSNYFGKGNNETFNRGGYHYVPNADTEFHNYTTYWTQEKLEWWIDGKLARTLTYEDSQGAGKYYPQTPCNIRYGIWPAGIKGNAQGTIEWAGGLVDYSKAPFTMVLQSVRVHDFHTGKEYNYTDHSGSWQSIDVIAGNSTIANAIQNPPKSLSEKWAELPTGAKAGVYIGAGCVGAALLAGFIFFFIAQRKKGRLEHALEDAKWANERTEMSTFQNDWKQSEWKHKGYQPVN; translated from the exons ATGTCGCTCCTTTACCTTGTGGCCCTCTTCGTGGCCAGCATCTGTTCGGTGACCGCTCAGACATGGACATCGTGCAACCCTCTGACGACGACCTGTCCGCCCGATCAAGCCCTGGGTATCAACACTACATTCACTTTCAACAAGACTCTCGACGATACCATCTGGAATGTCACCAATGGAGTCCTGTCGCACACCGACGAAGGAACCGAATTCACCATCACAGGCGAGAACCAATCGCCTACGATGCAGTCAAACTTTTACATCTTCTTCGGTATTGTCGAGTCCCACGTCAAGATGGCCAAGGGCGCCGGTATCATCAGCAGTATCGTGCTGCAGTCTGACGACCTGGATGAGATTGACTGGGAATGGGTGGGTTACAACACCAGCGAGGTCCAGTCCAACTATTTCGGCAAGGGTAACAATGAGACCTTCAACCGCGGCGGCTACCACTATGTCCCCAATGCCGACACGGAATTCCACAACTACACCACGTACTGGACCCAAGAGAAGCTGGAGTGGTGGATTGACGGCAAGCTCGCCCGGACCTTGACATATGAAGATTCTCAGGGGGCCGGCAAGTATTACCCGCAGACTCCTTGCAACATTCGTTATGGCATCTGGCCTGCTGGTATCAAGGGGAATGCGCAGGGCACGATCGAGTGGGCCGGTGGTCTGGTGGACTACTCGAAAGCTCCTTTCACCATGGTCCTCCAGAGCGTCCGGGTGCATGATTTCCACACCGGCAAGGAGTATAACTACACCGATCACTCTGGATCCTGGCAGAGCATCGATGTCATCGC GGGCAACTCCACCATCGCCAATGCCATCCAAAACCCACCAAAATCTTTGTCCGAGAAGTGGGCCGAACTCCCGACCGGGGCCAAGGCCGGTGTATACATCGGGGCCGGATGCGTTGGCGCCGCCTTGCTCGCCGggttcatcttcttcttcatcgcacAGCGCAAGAAGGGCCGTCTCGAGCACGCGCTCGAGGATGCCAAGTGGGCCAATGAACGCACCGAAATGAGCACTTTCCAGAACGATTGGAAGCAGAGCGAGTGGAAACACAAGGGATACCAGCCGGTCAATTAG